The sequence GCGTGCAGCTCGCCCTCGCCCGGCCGCTCCACGATCAGCTCATAGCCGTCGAACCCGGCCCGTTGCGCCAGATCCAGCCGGGCGTCCAGAGCAACGGTGTCAGGGAAGCAGGCATGGCAGATACCCTTCTTCATTGCATCCCTCTCGTGCCTCAGAGTTGGCCCCGTTCGGCCCCTGTGGGTCGAGCTTAGCGCACTTGGGCCGCGACGCCCAACGCCTCAGGCCGCCCTCTGCGTTCAGTAGCCTGGCCCCGAGCGGTCCGACGCAGAAGCGAAAGCCGGGCGGGAGTCGTGCCGACCCCGACCCGGCATGGGGGAAGAGACGCCGCGATGCGTCGTCTGCGATGCGTTGGCTAGGCCTTGCTCCTGTCAATGCAGTGGGACAGTAAAGCTGCCCTCTTCAGGCTGCGGGCGCCCCAAGTGAACTTCCTGCCCAGGGGCGCAACGTCAGGAGAGCTTCATCTCCCTTATCAGCTCCACGTAGCGCATGAAGGAGCGAAACGAGATGTCGGGCAGGATCATGTCGTCCACCGCTGGAATGTAGCCCCCCTGCTCCATCAGCCAGGGGACCTTCCCCATCACCTCCCGCTCCACCGCCTCGGGCCCGTCCATCAGCGCCTGGCGCGAGATGTTGCCATACAAGAGCACGTCGCGCCCGTACTCCCGCCGCAGCTTCGCCGCGTCCATCCCCGCCGCTACCTCCAAGGGCCCGAACAGGTTGAAGCCCGTCTCCAACAGCACCGGGATCAGGGGCTCGATGTTGCCGCTGGTGTAGAACGAAAACACCTCCACCCCCTTGCCCCGCAGGTGCTCGATCACCCTCCCCACGTAGGGCTTCCAGAAGCGCCGGTACGTCTCCGGCCCGATCAGGCTGGAGGTCTTGTACGCCAACCCATCCTCGTTGAGCACCACGTAGTCTACCGGCACCCTCTCTACCACCGGCCCCCACAACGCTATGGTGAACTCGGCCCAAAAGTCGAAGATGTCGTGCACGAAGGCGGGTTCATCGTGAAGGGCGGCCAGGAACCTCTCCAACCCCAGCATGTAGCCGTTCTTGGGCCCCCGCCCCGGCCCCCACATCATGCTCAGCCCCACCGCACTCCCGCCAGTGCGATAGGCCTCGAATAGCTCCGGCCCCCAACTCAGGGGCAGCCGCCTTACGTCGGCGGGGTCGTAGCGACGCTTCATCGCCTCCCAGTCTTCCCGCGTCTCCACCGACCCTTTGAGATACACATACACCGTGGGGGCCACCGTCTGAGCCTTGAGCCGGCGGACGGTGAAGCCAAACTCGTCCCTGTACGTCGTCCACTCCTCGTCCGACGACAAGGTGCGCTGAACGAAGGCGGGGATGGGACCGGTGTGGATGGGAACGAAGGTGTTGCCGTCGAAGCCCACGTACTCCCGGATGTCCCGGCCCCAGGGGAACCCCTCCGTGCACCAGCGCCGGACGGCCTGCTCAGTGATGCCCTCCAGGTCCCAAAGGGGAACCCGATCGGGCATCTGGAACCGGGTGATGGCGCGGAAGCGCTCTCGTGAGGTCATGCTCATTGGCTTGTCAGCCTCCCAAGGCGTCATTCACCGCGGGCGGGTACCGCTGCCTGGGATCGGTAGGGCAGGGCACCGCACCTGCGTGGTGCAAAGGGCGGACGCAGTGGTCCTCCCCTACCCCGCCAGACTGAGGTACCGGGCCAGGAAATCGAGGCTTTCGACTCCCCGCGCCACGTGGCCCCCGTCGTGCTCGAGATAGGCGATCCTATCCTCGATGCCCAGCCGGCGGTAGTGCTCGCGGGCATCCTCGTAAGCGGCGCGCGAGGCCTCGTACCACACCGCTCCGTCCTGCCGGCCGGTCTCGGCGGCGAAGGCGCGGGGGCAGATCAGGCTCACCACGTCGGAGTCATCGAAGTACTTGAGCCAGCCGGCGAAGAACTTGTCTTCCTCGAAGGTCTTGACGTACGGGGTGCGAGGGTAGTCATAGTCAATCATCTTGCCGATGCGCCGCTGAAAGAAGGCCGAGGACACGCTCGCCTTGATGCGGGTGTCTACCGCGGGGAAGAAGAGAGCGCTTTGGCCACCCTGGCTCAACCCGTAGAACCCGATCCGATTGGGATCTACTTCGGGAAGGGTGGACACGTAGTCCAGCAGCCGGGAGGTGCACATGAACTCGGTGCCGATGAGGCGCTCGCCAATGAGGTAGGCCTTGCGGTAGAGCTGGGTACGGGCCCGGGCCCATTCCTGATCGCCCAGGGCAGGCACGTACCGGGCTCCTCCCTCGTCGGTGCCGAAGCCCCCAACCATATGCGGCGCCAGCACGACGAAGCCCCGCTCCGCCAGGCGGATGCCCATGCGGTGGTAGCTGTAGTCCGGCCTGATGGCATCCACCACGAAGCCGCAGGCCTCTTCTGGGGTGCCGCACAAGCCGTGCTGCGCCACCACCAGAGGGCGCGGGCCGGAGCCGTGAGGGATAAGGAACAGCGCATCCTCCCACACCTCCGGCAAGACCTGCAGCCAGAGCCGTTTCAGGGAGAAGCGCTCGGTCTGGCCCAGGTCTTCCCACCGGGGTTGGGGGTCGCAATCGGGCTGGCCACCGTAGCCGATCATGGCGGCGAAGCGGGCCCGCATGGGCTCCATAGAGCGCTCGTATTCGGGGATGCTGCCGTAGTGCCGGTCCCAGCGTTCCACCCGGGTGTCGAAGGCCTGGTGGCAGCGCCGGGTGAAGTAGGCGTCGAACCCCTCGTAGAGGGCCCGGCGCCGTTGGTCTATGTCGGCGTAGTCAATGATGGGATCGTCGGTCATGGGAACTCCGTGGCGATCTAGAGCTGCTGCCCACCACCCCGGCTCAACAGGGGCGAAGCTGGCTTCGGGCAAAGGCTACTGGTATGAACCGTACTTCCTGACACACTCCATCAGCCAGGTGTAGGCGGCGAAGCTTACCCCCGGAGGCACCGAGTGGTCTATGTGGTAGAGGTAGCCTCCCCCCTTCTTAGCATAGCCTACCTTGCTGCGGACCTCTTCCTCAATCGCGTCTCTGTCCCCTTGCGCCACTACGTCGGCGCTGATGTTCCCGAAGAAGGCGATCTCGTGTCCGTATCGCCTCCTGTACTCCCGGACGTCGTTGCCCGCCCGAGCCTCCAGCGGCTGAACACAGTCCACACCAGCCTCGATCAGCAACGGTATCAGCTCCGAGACATCGCCGTCGCAGTGGTAGATCACCTTGAGGCCCAGCGCGTGGCAGCGATCACAGATCCGACAAAGACGCGGCAACACGTGCCTCCGGTAGACTCGGGGCGAGAAGAGCATCCCATTGCGGTAGCACAGGTCACTGAAGAACCAAAGCGCATCAACTGCGATTTCCTGCCTGGTGACCTCGTCCAGCATCCCCAGCACGAACTGCGTCACCGTCTCCAGCACGTCGTCGAGAAAGCCCGGCTGCTCCAGCATGGCTGGCAGAGCGGTCTCCGCGCCCAGGGTGCGGATGAAGAACCAGGCCGGCTCAACCGGTGAGATCACCACATACTCGCCTCGCGCCTGGGCTGCCGCCGCCGCCTCCCGCGCCCCTGGTGACAACCGGTCCGGTCCTGGTTGCAGGCGGTGCCGGACCTTCCGCCACTGGTCGAAGGTTGCGATGCGCCACCCGATCTCCGAGGGCGGGGCGTAGGAGTCCTTCCAAGTCTTCATGAGGACGCCGTCGGCGTTCCACTCCAGCCGGTAGGCCTCGCCTTCTTCCTGAATGGCGGTGGGAAGCTGCAGAGTAGAGTCAATGCCCACCGTGTGGATCCGGTCCAGGCCGAAGTAGTCCCGCGGGTCGGTTCCCACAGGGAGTCCCTCCTGCTCCCAGCGACGGATGGTGTCCGGCCAGTAAGAGATGTCCACCATGGGCACGCAATCACCCTCTTGATGACTCAAGGCTGTGATGATGCGCTCTCGGCCAGTCATGATCCTGATCCCACAGGTCTTGGAGTGCAGAAACTGGGGGCAGACAGCCTGCTGCCTGCCCCCTGCGTCAGAGGGTGCCTTAAGACGACGCAGCTAGCTGTGCTTGGCGTTCCAGGCGTCTAGCACCTCTTGAGCAAACTGGTTGACCTCATCGAGGAACGCCTGGATGGGCATCTCCACCTCACCGGACAGGATAGAGGGCCACAGTTCGTTATAGCGCTCCAGCATCGGGTTCACTTCAGGATGGTTCATCGTAGGCACGCCGAAGTCGAGTGCCTCCAAGTAGCGCTCAATGTGCTTCGGGGGGAGATCACGGCGAAGGAACCTATCGCTCTCCGCAATCTCCCGTACTGCCGGGATCGTGGCCGCATCCAGGGCTGCCTGCTCTAACTGGGTAGTGCAGAACCAGAGGGTGAAGTCCCAGGCCTCCTGCAGATGCTGGGTTCCACTTATGATGGCCATCTCCTCAGTGTAGATCGAAGAGTAGCGCCACTTCTTGCCGTTGGCCTCCAGGTACGGCACCGGGGCGATGTCCCACTCGAAGTCGGTGACATCGTTGCGGAAGGTCGGCACCATCCAGATGTAACCCCAGTGGTTGCCGATTAGGTTGGAGGCGAAGTAGGGCATCATGCCCATCTCGCTGGTGACCTCGGGTGGGGCTGCGATCTCGTACTTGCGCACCAGGTCATAGTACATCTGCATGCTTGCGACCCGCTCCGGGCTGTTGAGGTCCATCTCCAACCACTGGTCATTCTTGGATCCCATGTTCCCGCCCATGGCCACCAACCAGTGCATCGAGTAGCCCTGGTCCAGCGTAGCAGCGAACTTCTTGTTGGCCGGGTCGGTCATGCTCGGGCCCCAAGTTATGAGGTCGCCGAAGGTCCAGTCCCCCGTCTCCGCCGGTGGCTCGACTCCTGCCTCTGCGTAGATGTCGAGGTTGTTCGCCACCACGCAGGAAAGCAGCCCGAGAGGCATGGCGCTCAGCTTCCCGTCCCAAGTCAGACCAGAGATGGCGACGTCCCAGAAGATGCTCTTGTCCACGTTGTTCTGAACGAACAGTTCGTCCAGAGGCATGAACACGCCTTCCACCGCCCACTTGGGCCAGCCGTAGCCATGCCAGGCGACATCGGGCGGCGTGCCACCAGCAATGGCCACCGTGAGCTTCTCATCCGGGTTGGTGTTGTACATGGGCTCGATCTCGATGTGGGGAAACGCCTCCATGTACGAAGCGAAGGCCGTCTCCCCCCACCGAGTCTTGGCCGGCGTGTACTGCGGCCATTCCACCACTAGCTTGATCTTCTCCCCCTCAGCGGCAGGCTCAGCCTGAGCGGGAGCTTCGGTTGCGGCCGCCGCTGGCTCACCCGCTTGTGGCGCAGGTGAGGCTCCAGCGCAAGCGGCCAGTAGGACCCCCGCACTCACCAGAGCAGAGCCCTTCAGTAACGAACGGCGGCTAATCCCCTTGCTCTCCATCTCTCTGCCTCCTCTAGTCACGCGACGGTTATCCGCTTTGAGCCCCGCGGCCCGGTGCACAGCCGGTGGCGCAAGGCTTGCCTAACCCTTGATGCCCGTCATCACCAGCCCCTCGATGAAGTAACGCTGGAACAGGAAGAAGATGATGAGCGGTGCCACCGCCACCATCAGGGTGGCAGCCATGAGGTAGTTCCACTCGGTGGTATACGGTCCCTTGAACCGGTAGAGACCGAGGGCCAGGGTGAAGTTCTTCTGAGAGTGCAAGTAGATCAAGGGGCCAAAGAAGTCGTTCCAGTGGCCGATGAACAGGAAGATGGCCACTGCCCCCAGCGCCGGCCGGGCTAGAGGCATCAGGATGTTCCAGTAGATGCGGAAGTTGCTGCAGCCATCTATTCGAGCCGCATCATCCAAGTCGTAGGGTATGGTCATTAGGTACTGCCGGAGCAGGAAGATGTAGAAGGCGCCTCCGCCCAGGAACGAAGGGACAATCAATGGCTTCAGGGTGTTGATCCATCCCAGGTGCCTGAAGATTATGTAGACTGGGATCATAGTGACATACCCGGGCAGCATCATGGTCGCCAGCACGATCATGAACCAGATATCTCGGCCCTTGAACCTCAGGCGGGCGAAGGCGTAAGCCGCCATTGACGAAGACAGCATCGCACCGATGATGGTAGTCGTTGTGATCAGAAGCGAGTTCTTCAGCAGGACCGGGAAGTGCATTTGCTCGAACGCGGTAGCGTAGTTGTGCCACTGAGGCTCTGAAGGGAACCACTTGGGCGGATAGGCGAAGACCTCTCCTCCGGTCTTTAGCGACGACATCGCCATCCAGAAGAGGGGCAGCAGGTAGAAGAACCCACCTGCGCTCAGAGTAGCCACCACTGCCAGCCGCTGCAATCGCCGGGCGGTTCTCATGCCTACTCCAGCTGCACTACGGCCCTCGATTCCCGCCGGTCTCGCTGACGCCCGGGATGCTGAGGTCACCTAGCCCCTCCTGCCGCCGCGCAGTGACGCCTCATAGTGCACCCACATGGGCGAGCTCTGGAACACCATGAGCGTCAGGACCAGGATGATGACGAAGAGGACCCAAGCCATAGCCGACGCGTACCCCATTCTGAAGTACTGAAAAGCGTTCCTGTACAGGAGCAGAACATAGAAGAGAGTGGCGTTGTTGGGCCCTCCGCCGGTCATGATGAAGGACTGAGTGAAGGTCTGCAGCGCCCCTATGATTCCCATCACCAGGCTGAAGAAGATGGTCGGGGTCAGCTGCGGAATGGTCACAAACCGGAACTCCTGCAGCGTGTTGGCACCGTCAATCTTAGCTGATTCGTACAGATGAGCAGGGATGTTCTGCAGGCCCGCCAGGAAGATGATAACGCTGCCGCCTACGCCCCAGAGGCTCATGAGCACCAGCGCCCACAGTGCCCACCTTTGGCTGGTGAGCCAGCGAACCGGCTGTATGCCCACCAGCTCCAGGAGCCAGTTGAACAGGCCAAAGTTGGCGCTGAAGAGCAGCATCCAGATCAGCGACACGGCCACTCCGCCCAGAATGGTGGGCAGGTAGTACACCGTCCGGAAGGCCAGTATGCCCCGGATGCGGACATTCAGCAGGAGAGCAAGAAGTATGGCGAGGCTCATTCCGAGCGGAATGCTCGAGACGCTGTAGACGAAGGTGACTCTGAGCGCTGTGGGAAACAGCCGGTCCGAAAGCAGCTCCCGGTAGTTGGCCAGGCCGACCCACGTGGCGCCGCTCAGCAGCGGGTAGTCGGTCAGGCTGTAGTACAGCGACGCGACCATAGGCCCCAGAGTCAGCCCAAAGAACCCGATCAGCCACGGTAGGATGAACAGGTAGCCGTCCAGGTTCTCCCGATCGCTGGAGCTCAAGCGGAACCACTTGCGCTCAGTGGACACCTCCGCTACTGCCAAAGACACACCCTCCGTGGTGGCGTAGCCCTCGAGCAGCTACACCTCGACACATTCACCGGCCCTCAGAGGCCGGCCGCCATAGGGACCTGCAAGCTACCGATCCCTATGGATTCCCGCCGCCTATGTCAGCAGCTATAATGATGACGCATGAGGAGCGCAAGAGGAATGTCATCGCTCTGCCATCTGGCTGCCAACTCTCAGCTTCGGCTATCCGCCGGGGTCGGCCATCCGGCCTGTCTTCCCGCAGAGGCCGAGCAGGCCCGCCCCACCCCGGCTTGGCAGACCGCTGGGAGCATCACGGCCGCATGAACGTGGACACGGACACCGCTCGCTGGCTACTGGCCCACCTCAACGACAACCCGGCCCTCAGTAGTACCGAGTTGCTGCCTGGCCTGCCCGGCCTGCGGGAAGCCCAGCCCCTGAGCCGGGCCGATGCCCTCCGGGCCATAGTGCTGGACTGTATAGAGTTCCTGCGCCCTCCCCGAGGGGGCACCATCCGCAGCCCTGAGGCCCGGAGCTACGCCGTCCTCTGGCTCCGCTACGTGGAGGGAATGACAGTCGAGGAGGTGGGTGAGGAGATCAACCTCAGCGAGCGCCAGGTTCACCGAGAGCTCAGGGCAGCCGAAGCCAAGTTCGCCGACGTGCTATCCACCCACCTGGCCACGATCGCCCAGACCAGCAATGCCGCCGGACCGGGTAGTCGAGAGACTCAAGAGATAAGCGTGGCCGTCCGGCCGGCGCAGTTCGGGCTCGCCCGGGCCATACAGGCCACCATTGGCACCATTGAGCCCCTGGCCAAGAGCCTGGGGCGCACGGTGTCCCTCGACGTCGACCTGACCGACGATCACCTGTTCGCCGACGAGGGGGTTCTGCGCCAGTTGCTCATCCAGAGCTTGAGTCTGGTGTTGCAGAGTTCCGCCGAGGGTTGTGTACGGATTGTTGTGTCCGGCGCGAGCGAGAGGATGGCTGAGGTCAAGATCGGCCCGGTCCCGCTCGCAGGCATTGTCAGCCCCCAGGCAGTTGAGGGCCTCCGGAAGCTGGCAACCGCCCTTAACCTGGAGCTATCAATCCGAGAGGACAGGACGTCCCTGGGCATCGCCCTCAAAGTGCCTCTGCACCAACCCAAAACAGTGATGGTGGTGGAGGACAGCACGGTGGCGGTGGAGTTGTACCGGCGCTACCTGGAGCCGGGCGGATTCTGGCGCGTGGTGGGCGTGTCCGAACCCAGGTTGGCATACGACATGGCCCGAAACCTTCAGCCGTCCGTTATAGTCCTGGATCTGCTCATGCCAGGCACCGATGGGTGGACTATCCTTAACGTCCTGCGGGCAAGAGAAGACACGGCGGACATACCGGTGATAGTCTGTTCCGTATTCGAGGACCCACTGCTGGCAGAGGCTCTGGGAGCTAAGGCGCACTTGCGCAAGCCAGTGTCCCAGGTCCAGCTGCTGTCCGCCGTGAACCGCTGGGCTCGCTGACCACGTACTCGGCCCTGGCTCCCTCGAGAATCGCTCGCAGCACCGAAAGCGCTTCGGCATCTCGCATGCCGCCGCGCTTGCTCACCTGCACCCAGGAGATCCGTGCCTCGTCTCGAAGCCCTGTGGCTCCAGTCACCCCCACGATGGGAATCCCGGCAAAGGCCTCCTCCTGCCTGATAGCTCGAGCCACCTCCGCGCCGCTCATCGGCTCCATCACCATATCCAGCAGGACCACGTCTGCCGGAGCTGCCCTGAGCTTCTCTAGAGCCTCCGCCCCCTCGTAGGCCCAGCGAACGTCGAAATGGGTCTCGGATGACAGCAGCATGCGCCGCACGAGTTGCACGAACCCGCGGTCGTCATCCACCACCAGGACCGAGCCCGACTGCACGAAGCGACGGAGCACCGAAAGGAGCCGCTCCCGGGTCACCGGCTTCCCCAGGAGGGCGTCGAAGCATTCGTCGGCTCCCATGACCGACGGCGCGGGCAGCGTCGTTGCGATGATCGGGACCCCCGGCGGGAGCGACTCGGCCAGCCGCTCGGCCTCCGTCGCCACCTGAGGCAGAGGGCCTTCCACAAGGAGGGCTCTGGGGTGATGCCGGTCCAGCAGTTCCGCCACCGATTCCGGACGCGAGGCCGGGATCACGTCGAATCCATCCAGGTGGCGGGCGAGGAAACCATAAGCCTGCTCATGGCCGCCGAGGCTGACAGCCAGCACCGGGATGGAGTGGCTGCCCGGCACCGACGCGCTCAGGTGGCCCGCCAGCTTGGACACCTGCTTGCCCTGAAGGGGTATGGTGAAGTGGAACTGCGAGCCGGAGCCCATGCGGCTCTCAGCCCAGATCCTGCCACCATGCAGCTGCACGAATCGGCGAGCGATCGCCAGCCCCAACCCTTTCCCGCCCCGCTCGCCCGGCCCCTGTGCCCGGTAGAACTCCCGGAAGATCAGCTCAAGCTCATGAGCCGGTATCCCCACTCCCGAGTCGGACACGGTCACCAGCACGTCCTCGTCCCGTGCCACGGCCGAGACCCTCACCGTGCCGGCGTCGGTGAAGCGAATGGCATTGGTCAGCAGGTTTAGCAGCACCTGCCGCATGCGAGTGCGGTCCAGATACAGCGGCGGCAGGCCCGGACCCAGGTCGAGCTCGAGAGAGATGGCCTTGCCGTCCACCAGCCTCTCAGCTAGCGACACCGTCTCCTGTATGATCGCGGCAAGGTCGGACAACTCCCGCTTCACCGGCATGCGCAGCGCGTCTACCCGCGCCAACTCCAGGATGTCATCCACCAGCTCGCTGATGTAGCAGGCACTCCGCCATATCTCGGCCACGTCCCGGCGTAGCATGGGTGGCCACTCGATGGCGCCGTAGGTGGCAGAGGCTCGGTGCATGATCTCTGCGAACCCTAGGATAATGTTGAGGGGAGTGCGCAACTCGTGGCTGACGTTGGCGGCGAACTCCTCCTTCAGACGCCGCGCCTCCTCCGCCTCCTGGTGGGCCACTGCCAACTCGCGGTTGCTTCTCTCGAGGAGCTGGTACGCCACGTGCAGGGCAGCCAGGGCCTTATTCAGCTCCCCTTGCCGGTCGCGCAACTGCTCCGCCAGGTAGGTGGCCTCGGCGCTCCTCAGCCAAGACCAGTCGAGCACGCTGTCGCGAGGAGACAGAACGGCCCAGACCGCCAGGTAGACCAGCAGCACCTGGGCCCCGAGCAGCAGGCCCGTCCCCGCCAGATCCGCGACAGCGAGCAGCAATACCAGCACCGTCAGCCCCAGCCCGGCTGGAAGCCCGAGAAGCCCAGCAGCGGCCATTCCCGGCAGGACCAGCAGGGGCGCCACCGCCTCTCGCGGCAAGAGCGTGGGAGACAGCACAGCCGTGGCTAGGCAGCCTGAGAGCACGAGAGCCGCGGACACCGTGGGCTTACGTTCGGCCCAGTGCCGCGCGACGAAAAAAGTCGGGATGAGCGCCGACGATAGGGCGACGGACTGGAGGTCGGGCCAGTCCTCGGCCAAGAGCCCCCACCACCAGAACAGGCAGGCGACCATGAGAATCCCCGCCAGTCCACTCGCCGTCCGCGAGCGGATCTCCCTCTGATTCACCTCGCGGATCTGCCTAACCTGCAGCCGGCTGTAAGCACCCATGAGAGTGACTCCCCCACCACGCGACAACAGATACTCGATATAGGTCACCGAAATGGCCAAGAGACACCGGAGGCAGGCGCCAGGACCGCAGCCCTGAAGCGGGCACGCCCCAAAGCGGGGACAACTACCGGGGCGTTGCCGCTCGCCCGGTCGGTTCCTTCCTCAGCTCCAGCCTTCCACGCTGCTCGTCGTACCCAGCCGCATGCTACCCCTTCACCCCGGTGACCACCACTCCCTGGATGAAGATGCGCTGGGCGAAGAAGAACAGCAGTATGCAGGGCAGCACTGTCACCAGAGACGCTGCCATCAGCAAGTCGTAGCGAGTGGCCCGGAAGGCGTTGAAGCTCTGCAGGCCCAGCGCTATGGTGAAGTTGCGCTGGTGGTGCAAATAGATTAGGGGGCTGAAGAAGTCGTTGTAGGCCCACATGAAGTGAAAGATCGCCAGGGTGGCGATGGCCGGCTTAGCCAGCGGCAGCAGAATACGAAACAGAATGCCCAGGGTGCCACAACCGTCCATCTTGGCGGCGTCGTCCAGTTCCAGGGGTATGGTCATGAAGTACTGCCGCAGCAGGAAGACGTCGTAGGCCCCGGCGAAGAACGACGGCACTATCAGTGGCTTGAGCGTGTCCACCCAACCCAGCTTGCTGAACAGAATGTAGGTGGGGATCAGCGTCACTTGGCTGGGCAGCATCGTGGTGGAGAGCAGCAGGAGGAAGAGCAACCCCAGCCCGGGGGCGCGAAAGCGAGAGAACCCGTACGCCACCAGCGATGTCGAGATCAACATCCCAGCCATGGAGCCAAACACCACCTTGGCCGTGTTGATGGCGTAGGTGCCGAAAGGCACCACCGTCATGGCCTCTACGTAGTTGTCCCAGCGAAGCCGGACCCGCTCCACCGGCTTGGCCCGGTTCACGTCGGCCTCCACCGTGGCGGACAGGTCATCCGGATCGGCGAACGTCCCCACCCGCTGCGCCTTCGCCACCATCACCAGGCGGCGCGTCTCCCCGTCCAGCTGAACCTCGTACAGCGGGTAGACCTGGCCCCCGACTTCCAGCTTCACCTGCTCGGTCGGGATCCACACCGGCGGGAACAGGTCTATCTGGGCCAGAGGCTTGAGGGAGGAGGAGATCATCCACACCAGGGGAAACACCATGGCCACCGCGCCCAGGCTCAAGGCGACCAACGCCAGTGCCTGCCCCAGCGCCTCCCCCCGGAGCCGGAGTGTCCTCGTCCGCCCGGCCGCTCTGCCTGCGGTTCTCGCTACGGCCATCAGGCCCTGCCTCCTCTCAATTGGCCCTCGTAGTAGACCCACGCAGTCGAGCTGCGAAATATGAGAAGGGTGAAGAACAGAATGATGACGAACAGCACCCAGGCCAGCGCCGCAGCGTATCCCATGCGGAAGTAGCGAAAGGCGTTGTTGTACAGGTGCAGGTTGTAGAACAGGGTGGCGTTGTTAGGCCCCCCTTGGGTCATGACGTAGGCGTTGGTGAAGTACTGGAAAGTGCCGATCGTCCCCATCACCAGGTTGAAGAACACGACCGGCGAGATCATGGGCAGAGTGACGTAGCGGAGACGCTGGAGGGCCGTGGCTCCATCCACCTTGGCAGCGTCGTACAGCGCTGTAGGCACCGACTGCAGCGCCGCCAGGTACAGCACCATGCCCCCACCCGCCCCCCACAGGCTCATGATGGCCAGCGAGGGCAGGGCCCAGTTGGGGTCAGCCAGCCAGCCCGGCCCCTTGATCCCCACAAGCCTGAGGGCCCAGTTGAGCACACCGAAACGTGGGTTGAGCACGTACTGCCACAAGACGGCCACAGCCACGCCGGAGATAACCGAAGGCAGGTAGTAGATGGCCCGCCACACCGACAGCCCCGGCACCTTCAGGTTCAGGAGCAGGGCTACCGCCAACCCCACCGCCAGCCCTGCGGGCAGGGACAGCACCGCATAGGTGAAGGTGACCCGTAGGGACTGCCAGAAAAGAGGGTCGAAGGTGAAGATGGCGCGGTAGTTGCCCACCCCGCGCCATGACACCGGGCTGACCACGTTGTAGTCCGTGAATGAAAGGACAAACGAAGCCACCATCGGCCCGGCCGTCCACACCAGGAAGCCGATGACCCAGGGGCTGACCAGGACATAGGCCGAAAGAGCTTCCCGCCGGGCGGGCGAGGTCCTGCGCCCCCACGCAGTGCTCCTCACTTATGCAACCTCGCCTGTTAGGATAGGCCCCGGAGGCACACCTGCTCCCCCGGGGCCGTCGCGCTTAGCCTTGCTCCGCCCAGTAGTCGTCCAGATAGCCCTGGACGGTCGCCTGGACCTCGTCCAGCACGATCTGAGCGTCCTTCTGCTCCCCGGTCAGGATCCGGTCATAGCCGGCCCAGAACGCGTCCCATACCTCGCCGTACCGGGGTATGTACGACTCATGGTTGGGAACGTCAATATAGTTCAGCGAGTCAAAGAACACCTGCAGTTGCAGGTTCGGGAACCTGGCGGCCATCTCTTCCTTGTACCTCTCCTGGAGAGAAGCCCGAGGCGGGAGCGCCCCCCAGGTGAGATCCAGGCGGAGCATCTGATCCGGCTCCAGCATCCACTTCGCCACCTCCCAGGCCGCGTCGAGGTGGGCGAACTGGTTGCAGATGAGGAAACCGTCTACGTCGCACTGGGCCAGAGTGATCCCTAGGGGGCTGGCTGGGATCGCTCCCACGTTCCAGTGGAACGGCAGTTCCTCCATCTCCCCCATCCGCC comes from Anaerolineae bacterium and encodes:
- a CDS encoding sugar ABC transporter permease, which gives rise to MVASFVLSFTDYNVVSPVSWRGVGNYRAIFTFDPLFWQSLRVTFTYAVLSLPAGLAVGLAVALLLNLKVPGLSVWRAIYYLPSVISGVAVAVLWQYVLNPRFGVLNWALRLVGIKGPGWLADPNWALPSLAIMSLWGAGGGMVLYLAALQSVPTALYDAAKVDGATALQRLRYVTLPMISPVVFFNLVMGTIGTFQYFTNAYVMTQGGPNNATLFYNLHLYNNAFRYFRMGYAAALAWVLFVIILFFTLLIFRSSTAWVYYEGQLRGGRA
- a CDS encoding carbohydrate ABC transporter permease; this translates as MAVARTAGRAAGRTRTLRLRGEALGQALALVALSLGAVAMVFPLVWMISSSLKPLAQIDLFPPVWIPTEQVKLEVGGQVYPLYEVQLDGETRRLVMVAKAQRVGTFADPDDLSATVEADVNRAKPVERVRLRWDNYVEAMTVVPFGTYAINTAKVVFGSMAGMLISTSLVAYGFSRFRAPGLGLLFLLLLSTTMLPSQVTLIPTYILFSKLGWVDTLKPLIVPSFFAGAYDVFLLRQYFMTIPLELDDAAKMDGCGTLGILFRILLPLAKPAIATLAIFHFMWAYNDFFSPLIYLHHQRNFTIALGLQSFNAFRATRYDLLMAASLVTVLPCILLFFFAQRIFIQGVVVTGVKG